The following coding sequences are from one Nymphalis io chromosome 17, ilAglIoxx1.1, whole genome shotgun sequence window:
- the LOC126774795 gene encoding uncharacterized protein LOC126774795, translated as MRFVVLCFCVCVLSVMGQDIDAMRNMPKYDSRYDYLDVDALFNSKRLVSNYVDCLINGRRCTPEGKALKRLLPEALRTKCIRCTESQKKTAVKIIKRLKNEYPDEWAKLSSRWDPTGDFTRYFEVFLANEQFNTISGNGNETPLSPLPTLPVPTPSPTSPTPVTSATPPRPLLLNRFGGEDEVMVGSPSSAVTTPRPTPTLTTRPSTTRPTVPPRPTPVAWANVGTATMPTRFTMRPTNNLPLPYSTAITLIDQIGIKIIRTTELVTDILRNTVRAVIGR; from the exons aTGCGGTTTGTAGTGTTgtgtttttgtgtttgtgtatTGTCAGTGATGGGACAGGACATCGATGCGATGCGGAATATGCCCAAATATGACTCGAGATACGATTACCTAGATGTAGAtgcattatttaatagtaaaagaCTAGTGAGTAACTATGTggactgtttaattaatggcCGCAGGTGTACACCTGAAGGAAAAGCCCTGAaaa GGCTCTTGCCAGAAGCCTTAAGAACAAAGTGCATACGATGCACAGAGAGTCAGAAAAAGACAGCCGTCAAGATAATCAAGAGACTGAAAAATGAGTATCCTGACGAATGGGCGAAGCTGTCTTCGAGATGGGATCCAACAGGAGACTTCACGCGATACTTCGAGGTGTTCCTGGCTAATGAACAGTTTAATACCATTTCTGGCAATG GTAACGAAACACCGTTGTCACCGCTGCCAACTTTACCTGTACCGACACCTTCTCCGACCTCTCCAACCCCAGTCACGAGTGCCACTCCACCGCGACCTCTTCTTCTAAATAG GTTTGGAGGCGAAGATGAAGTAATGGTCGGCAGTCCCTCGTCTGCTGTGACGACTCCCCGACCGACTCCAACTCTCACAACAAGACCAAGCACTACGAGGCCAACTGTGCCGCCGAG accaACACCAGTAGCATGGGCGAACGTCGGAACAGCCACGATGCCAACACGGTTTACCATGCGTCCTACAAATAATCTACCACTGCCATATTCGACCGCCATCACACTCATCGACCAGATTGGCATCAAGATCATAAGAACAACAGAACTCGTAACTGACATACTTAGAAATACTGTTCGAGCTGTGATCGGACGATAA